Proteins from one Portunus trituberculatus isolate SZX2019 chromosome 38, ASM1759143v1, whole genome shotgun sequence genomic window:
- the LOC123514798 gene encoding zinc finger CCHC domain-containing protein 24-like, with protein MVIPVKSSTKEKIVAPVKEESTGHEKEMPTQKKLTPYQGKRRAFGHFYCEECDKEWTSANSWANCYQICRDCDTCVYPYKQLKLQKGDGDKKKRKPHRTDLCQRCIETHSCCWLMDWPRKKS; from the exons ATGGTGATTCCAGTGAAGAGCTCGACCAAAGAGAAGATTGTAGCCCCAGTGAAGGAGGAATCTACGGGTCACGAAAAGGAG ATGCCCACCCAGAAGAAGCTAACACCATatcaggggaagaggagagcctTCGGGCACTTCTACTGCGAGGAGTGTGACAAGGAGTGGACCTCCGCGAACTCCTGGGCCAACTGTTACCAGATCTGCAGGGACTGTGACACGTGTGTGTATCCGTATAagcag CTAAAGCTTCAGAAAGGAGAcggagacaagaagaaaaggaagccgCACCGCACGGACCTTTGCCAGCGGTGCATTGAGACACATTCCTGCTGCTGGTTGATGGACTGGCCCCGTAAGAAGTCATGA